The following nucleotide sequence is from Aedes aegypti strain LVP_AGWG chromosome 3, AaegL5.0 Primary Assembly, whole genome shotgun sequence.
AAAAGTTTATGAAAAGTTATTTTAATATTGTTTGGTTTGAGGGTTTGCCTTACATTcctaagttgttttcaaaagtttgttcaaaaGGCTGGTTGGAGATTTCTTTTGATTTACAACGGAATGTAATTCTATAAACTTCTCTAGCTATTAATTCTgaacatcaatcaaaaattcgtcCTGGTTCTCGTTAAAGAAAATCTCGGCCAGAACGATCAGCTAAGAATGGTTTCTAAAATTTGTCCGGAttatctccaaaaattcctcaaagagCGCAACTAAACATTCAAACTATTCGTAAGAAATCTCTGAGGAATATTCACCTGAAACTTTCCAGGAAGAGCCAGAGATCCCTACCTTTCCATTATTTCAAATTCAACaaagttgatgtttttaaaactgTGAAACATTATTGTTTGCAGTTCTAGTTTGAGGAACTAgacaaatagtgactttttggTTACCAGGTTGAAAATAGCGAagaagtcactaaaaagtgattcGCTACCAGCACTGCAACTGTAATTTTGGACAACACATTTCTGTGTGACTATCCGGATTGAATGAACCTACCCCACCATACACGGGAGCTTTATAGTTCCTTGGAACCGATCTGTGATGTACTGCAGTGACAGCAATCGGTAGACCACTGGATACCAGAGCGTTCCATTGGCATACATACACTGTTTAGCCAGCCTACCGGGGGAAAAACTTACCCATTCACTGAGCAGCAATTTATCATCCCTCTTGATGTGCCGTCCGGAAGCCGCTGGACGATCATACCGATGTCCATATAGGTAATCCACCGAagctaaagtgaccagacgtcccggattgtgcGGGACAGTCCCGGATTTGAGCAACCTGTCCCGCATCACCAAGCGTCCCGGAAAACGTCCCGGATTGTATAAATAgctgaaaatcataaaatttgtaCTCTAAATATAAACAATgaaatgcaatttattttcatatgcaaattgaaaattaaaattcacaTACTAGTCGTTTTTCTCCATTAACCAACAAACTTCTAATCCGGATTCATACAGGATCCATACAGATTTCTGTAACTATTTGCTTTCTGATAGGAATTTATGAAATCTACAGATTAAGCTATAGTTAGAGTTCTAACACAATCCTTGTGAAAATCAGAATCTTTACAGTAAGTGTTCATGGATAGACATTCGCACAATATTTTAGCCCAAGTTGATCAAAATACCggaaattcgggtgaaattgatcagtatgGTGGAATTGATCAcagtgtcacacgattttatttccctctaatagagcacagaaatcaatacaaccattgtaaatgaacgttgtttgtcttaactattctCGAATggcatgttgtgaagctttttgtgttaaggaatgtttatttctatgaaaataatagaaaattccataatcgtattctgtgtggtattggcagacatcaataaacttatagttttgaacaaggatttggacatggtgtcaacctgaaaatttgtacggatgcttgaaatatatccccaaaacgatttttaaaattcaaaattcgtaccaatttgttcattttgttgtaataattgaattttttttatagatatcagaagtttccttcggaaattgtctacatttaggcgttttctgcggtattgttgaaaattaattgtttattatttccataaattttgcattgttaagaatttggcaagcatatttaaattcaggaggcccaaattaaataagtaaagttgttttcaaatctaacaataattattttgacaagtgatcaatttcaccccgaaatggaaattcttgattttttattttagagatgattttcagcactaaaatcacaactgtatgaacATTTTAGTGgcaatgaggctcaccgtcgttcttgttttcctgcattaagttgtttggaattggcaacatcatagaaaacagacatggaaaacagtgaaaagtgatcaatttcacccgaaattacggtacttacaGGATACGGAACAACATTTATCATATTTTCAGCTCATGATTTAATTCAGGATTTTCTCTTGGCACTGTTGAAAACTTTCTCTTGATTCTGTTCAAAAGCTTCCAATAGTTTGTGTTTGTTCTGttctcaagatattttttttcaattcctgcAAAGATTTTGCCCATAATCAATTCTAGATTCTGAGAATTTTGTTTAGCATACTAACCGAATCTAAATATGAACCATTATAGACTTAGATTCTTTCTTTAAGAATATTAAGTCCAGAACCTTAAAAGGATCCAGTTTAAAATAACATACATTTTTGCCTCATTGTCTTTGAAACTGATTTAAAAAGCTAACAAATCCtatacattgatttttttgtttattttaaaaattaataataagaAAATGAGTAATGTTCAATGTTatctatttatataaataaaaatggaatggtgtttgtacgtCACGAAATGACTCATGAACGGGTCAATTGATttaaatgattctttctccgttttgtttatCAAGgcttccgacgtgtttgtgtgtataaaattcccaggatattcaccgggaaatttggaaaaacgagcgtgaattTTGGgcggcattttgtatggaacgatccatagcgtttttcaatagcctgcttgatggcaagacgaagtttgccgggacaactAGTTTACACTGACTTTCAAAAGTTtataaatctcgcataacttgagaTCTCGCCCTTAAAGCCATTCGTAACCGAGTGTGTTGCTCcatgtttctaagcaaatgaatgacccaggatgaaaactatcaccactgcgAGATAGAGGAGGAATTTTTCTttatcgtagcattgttgaatgACATGTAAATCCATCCGTTTGCTCgataacaacaagctacacacacggttaccaatggcttttagggcgagatcacaggttatgcgagaattggTGTCCCGCATTGAAGTCTAAAATATCTGGTCACAGCAGgaccaaaaaataaaacgacATCCAAACAGCTAACACGAACTAGCGAAATAATTctcgatctgtcaaaaataagtctccTCTGGagcagacttatttttgacagatcgaaatCAGAGGGGAAATAATttccgaactgtcaaatttaagttcggaCTCGTTTTAATAGCCCAAGACAgaccaagggtggagggcggctgtcaactgggagtaaaattgaaaagccgccaacctaagtccagaaccagttttaagccttaacgcggaaaagtgaaaaatataaTTCGCAAAATTACGTTAATCAATGTGCTTGAAGGATaatgtttgcaagcagttatttgctacgtgctactgcagtgcgctgttggcaatttaGTCAGCAAATTGACTTAATTCCCAAAATAGATGTTTTCTGGAAAATTGATTACGTCTTCATCATTGTTTGGTcggaattttgtatggttgtttactttttagtaCCAGCGACACTTtggggtagcagtaaagagccgccagttccACCCTTGAGACAGACCCTTAGAGCATCTTTAACGGGGGCGACTATTTGGGTGATTAAAATGATCACCTCCAGAGTTGTCATTTTAGTTTAGTCACTCATTCTCACACCGGTGGCTACCATATTTAGTAACTCGTTTCCGTACCGGTCGTTGCTTTTTGGGTTAACATATGAGTTGTGAAAATAATGATGATCAATTCAGGTTGGAATTTTTTGTAACTCTGCTGCAATATCTATTCATATATTCTGGTGCGGAATTATTAGAATTCCATCggaaatttttgagattgtttatgAATCCGACTGGATGCTAATTTGATTGGAACCCTTGCCAATTCTACCGGAATCCTTgtaaatcctacaagaaatATTGCAAATTTGACCGTAATTATTGTgaatccgactggaatccttgggattccgactgtaatccttgggattccgactagaatccttgggattccgactagaatccttgggattccgactggaatccttgggattccgactggaattatAAGAATTTTGGAACTGGAATACCAgtcagaatcccgaggattctagtctgaatcccgaggattccagacgatatcccaaggattccagtcggaatcccaaggattccagtcggaatcccaaggatttcagtcggaatcccaaggattccagttggaatccCAAAGATTCCAGTCGAAATCCCAaagattccagtcggaatcccgtggattccagtcggaatcccgtggattccagtcggaatcccgtggattccagtcggaatcccgtggattccagtcggaatcccgtggattccagtcggaatcccgtgaattccagtcggaatcccgtggattccagtcggaatcccgtgGATTCCATTCGGAATTCTAAGGATTCCATTCGGAATCCCAAAATCCCATAATTCTCCGAAATCGATAAATTCTTACGAGAATTTCGAATatttcataaacttctatcggatttccaataattgcatcagattcctagtattcttatcaaaattttgaaagtttacccgaattcccaaaattttgaaatttctacttCATGCGCATCATGCATCAGATTTCCAAAACTCCAACCAGAATTTCATATCCCACACCGTATGcttgaattcaaatcgaataGCAGCGCAACTATCGCGCTGCTAAATTTGCTCACCCGATGCTTTCCGAAAGCAGCGCTGTCATTTTGCTACCCTGGTTAGCAGCGCCCGGTACGGATCAGCGTAATGATACTGCGctatgtaatttagtttagtcgCGCACCGTTACGGTTGCTcttagtcggctgttgaactgtcaaatgtttaggGGGAGATAATTTTCTTCGCGTGCTATAAAAAGGGATATTTCCTCACAGCTGGTACCCCTTATTTCTGGATCTGTCAAAGTCAACTCCGATCCGATCTGACAAGGATCTGAAATTTCAGATTTGCCCATCTGTTTCTGTCACACTTTTTCCATCGTGAGTGTTTCGCAAGTGCTCTTGGAAAAGCCAGAAAGGTATTATTACTTAACAGTTTCCAAGTGCATGGAAATATTAAATTCCAGTCAAACGGACATCCAgtatttgatattcttgtttttgtgCTATTTTAGAAACCAACCATGCTCCGCTCTGCCGCTGGTCAATTGTTTGGAGTGCTCCGGGGAACCGTCGGTTTGACCACTTCCCGTCTGGGTGCCGCTGGAGCTGTCCGCCATTCTCACAGCAACGAGAGCGCCGAGGAGTTCGATGCCCGCTATGAGGCCTACTTCGGCCGGTCTGACATTGACCACTGGGAGGCCCGCAAGGGAATGAATGACCTGCTCGGAATGGATCTGATTCCGGAACCAAAGGTTATCGTGGCCGCTTTGAAGGCTTGTCGTCGGTTGAATGACTACGCCCTGGCCATCCGGTTCCTGGAGGGATGCAAGGACAAATGCGGCAACAAGGTCAACGAAATCTATCCCTATCTGCTGCAGGAAATCCGCCCAACTCTGACCGAACTCGGAATCGAAACCCCGGAAGAACTGGGCTATGATCAGCCGGAATTGGCGCTGAAATCGGTGTATGATATGCACTAGAATGGGTTGTTTTGGCCAGTGGTGCTTTTCCTCCCCATTTGCAGCATTAGTTCAAATAAGTGAATAAAGTGGACGGAACTATTCCGACAAGAAAAAAACGTTCTAAGAATGGTTATGTAATCAATGGCGATTGTTCGTCACAGTGAaagaaatgtgaaataaaattggTAAAAATGAAAGCTGATTTTTCTGTTGGAGTGAAAAGCctatagaaaatcaatcgaaagtGAAGCTCCCATTTCTTATACGTATGAAACTCGCAAGTAAGATTTTTGTTATGATAATGCAGGGCTGGTAGGGATTTAGTGTCAAGAACATAGGTTACCAAAGTTTTATGTTGCACGACCCACCTAGtcataaaaaaattgttgaaaagatcatccattttttttttttaaagtttcaatGTTCGACAGAAATAATtgccccattaaacatttgacagttcaacagccaactaaattggttgaaaaatcggtcgattgttgcaccgacgcttatggaagattAACACAGGGATCAACCGAATATCACCCGATTTAATAGGGTGGGCCGACGCAATCCTACACTGAAATAAGTAGCTCAGGCAAATTTATCGGAAATTGCATATAACTCCTACTCGCTGCTTTACACACATGGTTCAATAACAGTCATATACTTATCATCAATAAAGCCATTCAGATTTACacgggggacggacctggtgtagtggttagaacactcgcctctcacgccgaggacctgggatcgaatcccatccccgacatagtcacttatgacgtaaaaagttatagtgacgacttccttcggaagggaagtaaagccgttggtcccgagatgaactagcccagggctaaaaatctcgttaataaagtcaaatcaatcaatcaatcagatTTACAATGCCTCAAATAAACATTGAAGTTTTGAGTCCATACCAAACTCATTTGTTCCTAGCATATAACCGGTGTGTACTTTGCATTTAACTTTTACGAATGGTCAACACAGTTCAATGAATGTATTATCAAGTACCCTATTCACATCACAGCAGTATTCCATTGGGATTAGACATGGAGTTTATTGCTTCAATTTCTTTATAAAGGTAAGTgaataatcaaaataataaaactcaATGAATATAAGGATGTTTTTCTTCTAGATTCGAGGTTTCGTAGTAAAAGACGAGAAGacacagtttaaaaaaaaatagggtgggtaatgtct
It contains:
- the LOC5565701 gene encoding cytochrome c oxidase subunit 5A, mitochondrial: MLRSAAGQLFGVLRGTVGLTTSRLGAAGAVRHSHSNESAEEFDARYEAYFGRSDIDHWEARKGMNDLLGMDLIPEPKVIVAALKACRRLNDYALAIRFLEGCKDKCGNKVNEIYPYLLQEIRPTLTELGIETPEELGYDQPELALKSVYDMH